Below is a window of bacterium DNA.
TGCATCGGTGATCGGTTAGCAGCCCGTCACGCATGACGTTTCCCGACGGAGATCCGGTGCTCGTATTGCGCGCCCGCTTCGACCCGCGCCTGGAGCCGCGCCCGATTGGCGTTGGGATCGACGGCCTCGTGCAGCAGCGTGGCCAGGATCTCCTTGGCGAGCACCCGTGCGGTGTGGCCACGGCGCGCCACGACCTTGAGCAGGTCGCCGGCGACCTCGGCGAAGAGCGCGGCCCACCGTTCCTCGGGGACACGGGCGCCCAGAACGCCGAGTCGGCGGCGCAGCGCCGCGAGCAGCGCACGACTGACGACGAACGTGACCAGCACGGCGTAGACCAGCGCCTCGACGATGACGCGGTTGGCCGACGGCATGTCGGCGGCGCGGTAGTGCCGCTTCAACTCGCGGAAGAACAACTCGATCGTCCAGCGCGTGGCGTAGATCTGGGCGATGTCCTCGGGCGTGAGGCGCGTGGGCGGGATGTTGGTGAGGTAGGCGTGGTAGGAGTGCGTGAGCGGGTCGCGGACGCCGACGAGGCGGAAGCGCTCGCAGTCGGTGTGGCGCACGCCGTCGTAGACGCGGCGCTTGAAAGCGACTTCGACCTCGACGTCGAGGCTCTGTCGCTGCAGGCGCGGCAGCACGTCGTTGATGCGCGCCGTCAGGAGCGGCACCGACTGGCCGCGCCAGCGGCGGTGCAGCCCGACGATGAGCGGGTTGGCGCTGCGCTTGAGGCGCACGATGAAGAAGCCGCCGTTGCGGCGGATGCAGGAGAAGAGCTGGAAGCGGAAGTAGGCCAGGTCGAAGAGCAGCAGCCGGTCGCGTACCCAGCGGCCGACACGGAAGACCGGGCCGGAGATGTGACGGCCCAAGGCAGTCGTCCCCGGCCAGGTGGAGGTGCAGGGTGACGAGCTGCGCCGCGCTGAACAATCGGTGGCTTCGATCAATCGTTGTCAAACCCAGACAACCGAAATGACTGGACTCCCGTCGCATCCGACAACGAAACACCACCATAACCAGGTGCAATTTCACGCTTCTGTGATGAATGGCATTCAGGAGGCCGACGGTTCGATCCCGTTCAGCTCCACCGGAACAGAAGGGGTTTCGCAGAGATGCGAAACCCCTTCTTGTTGTCCGGGCCCGTTGACAACGAAACGAAACGTTTCGTTGTCAAGCTCGGCCCCCATTCAGGACCTGCAGCATGCGCTTCTGCTGCGCGTTCGC
It encodes the following:
- a CDS encoding IS4 family transposase, which translates into the protein MGRHISGPVFRVGRWVRDRLLLFDLAYFRFQLFSCIRRNGGFFIVRLKRSANPLIVGLHRRWRGQSVPLLTARINDVLPRLQRQSLDVEVEVAFKRRVYDGVRHTDCERFRLVGVRDPLTHSYHAYLTNIPPTRLTPEDIAQIYATRWTIELFFRELKRHYRAADMPSANRVIVEALVYAVLVTFVVSRALLAALRRRLGVLGARVPEERWAALFAEVAGDLLKVVARRGHTARVLAKEILATLLHEAVDPNANRARLQARVEAGAQYEHRISVGKRHA